In Juglans regia cultivar Chandler unplaced genomic scaffold, Walnut 2.0 Scaffold_120, whole genome shotgun sequence, one genomic interval encodes:
- the LOC109021081 gene encoding uncharacterized protein LOC109021081 — MVRQLFNQREAGIILKTPISFLNSKDKLLWQGTKDDSFSVRSAYHKEIERTHFQSSQASSSSSFTAVWKQLWQLKVQPGVLLWRSCLEALPTNSNLYKRRLVENPLCPICYLEAEDSAHALWRCESAKDVWSQCSKSLQKCHQPHVTMIQLLEDLLQAMDSRIIQEFAVVARKIWWRRNKFLFEGTFAHPNAVVREARGTLDLLIEEESRLGRGQTNTQVEDWQAPPSNWIKLNWDSAVDKANGVIGVGVAVRDSLGYTIATKKTNKLLFPNPLLAKAFGALKAVQFGVELGLSQVVVEGDSLQVINILRSDKEGCNS; from the coding sequence ATGGTGAGACAGCTTTTTAATCAAAGAGAAGCTGGGATTATCCTTAAAACTCCCATCAGCTTTCTTAACAGCAAAGATAAGCTATTATGGCAAGGCACAAAAGATGACAGTTTTTCAGTTAGAAGTGCGTACCACAAGGAGATAGAGAGAACTCACTTCCAATCAAGTCAAGCCTCAAGTAGTTCCTCATTCACAGCAGTCTGGAAACAGCTATGGCAATTAAAAGTGCAACCTGGGGTACTCCTATGGAGATCATGCCTCGAGGCCCTTCCAACTAATTCAAATCTTTATAAGAGGAGATTAGTTGAGAACCCTCTCTGCCCAATCTGTTACTTGGAGGCAGAAGATTCAGCTCATGCACTATGGAGATGTGAATCAGCTAAAGATGTTTGGAGCCAATGCTCAAAAAGCTTACAAAAATGTCATCAACCTCACGTGACTATGATCCAACTTCTAGAAGACTTACTTCAGGCTATGGACAGTCGAATCATCCAAGAGTTTGCAGTAGTGGCTAGGAAgatatggtggagaagaaacaAATTCCTCTTTGAAGGCACCTTTGCACACCCGAATGCTGTAGTGAGGGAAGCGAGAGGAACATTGGATCTGTTGATTGAAGAGGAATCAAGATTGGGTCGAGGGCAAACTAATACACAAGTGGAGGATTGGCAGGCTCCTCCATCAAACTGGATCAAGCTAAATTGGGACAGTGCAGTAGACAAAGCAAATGGTGTAATTGGAGTGGGAGTAGCTGTTAGGGACAGCCTTGGTTATACCATTGCTACCAAGAAAACTAATAAACTCCTCTTCCCCAATCCACTTCTAGCAAAGGCCTTTGGAGCTCTCAAAGCTGTTCAGTTTGGAGTGGAACTTGGTCTATCCCAAGTTGTTGTTGAAGGCGACTCTTTGCAAGTCATCAAT